The Corythoichthys intestinalis isolate RoL2023-P3 chromosome 1, ASM3026506v1, whole genome shotgun sequence genome has a segment encoding these proteins:
- the LOC130913011 gene encoding homeodomain-interacting protein kinase 3-like isoform X2: MDADKCHLVQWNSIFSITGHVCIEFELLDKSLYDFVKERNFSPLQLKEIRPVVHQLADMLDHLKVFQIIHADLKLENVMLVNQVQQPFKIKVIDFGLAAQVSTTKQGSLIQTLSYRSPEVLLGAPFTEAIDIWSVGCIAAFLYTGALLYPGKSEYDMVRYIVETQGQPPDNVLEAGLQTRCFFQMERNYSWKLKTPEQYQKETTSVPKETRRFKFRSLDRLLHFQPGILNTRHIANKAAKTADVQKFVDLLKGMLQLDASQRMTPHQVLEHDFCSMSHLEPLHDTSSHAQSCFHIMSVCSNKTALQSLGGKGFDPSGLNEPHDDEPCCCSPASPEVYELMALNERSDPS, encoded by the exons atggaCGCTGACAAATGCCACTTGGTGCAATGGAACAGCATCTTCAGTATAACGGGACATGTTTGTATTGAGTTTGAGCTGCTGGACAAAAGTCTGTATGACTTTGTAAAAGAGCGAAATTTCAGCCCGCTTCAGTTGAAAGAGATCAGGCCAGTTGTCCATCAG CTGGCAGACATGCTGGACCACTTGAAGGTCTTTCAGATCATACACGCAGACCTCAAACTGGAGAATGTGATGCTGGTCAACCAGGTGCAACAGCCTTTTAAGATTAAGGTCATCGACTTTGGCCTGGCTGCTCAGGTGTCCACTACCAAGCAGGGATCACTCATTCAGACACTCTCTTATCG GTCTCCAGAAGTCTTGTTGGGTGCACCATTCACCGAAGCCATCGACATCTGGTCTGTGGGCTGCATCGCTGCTTTTTTATACACGGGCGCACTGCTATATCCTGGCAAAAGTGAATACGACATG GTCAGATACATTGTGGAGACACAAGGTCAACCTCCAGATAACGTTCTGGAAGCTGGTCTTCAAACCAGATGCTTCTTCCAGATGGAGCGCAATTACAGTTGGAAGCTAAAG ACGCCAGAACAGTACCAGAAAGAGACCACCTCGGTACCCAAAGAGACGAGACGCTTTAAATTCCGCTCTCTTGATCGCCTTCTTCAT TTCCAGCCGGGGATCTTGAACACAAGGCACATCGCCAACAAAGCTGCCAAGACCGCTGACGTGCAGAAGTTCGTAGACTTGCTAAAGGGAATGCTGCAGCTTGATGCAAGCCAGAGAATGACGCCCCACCAGGTGCTCGAGCATGACTTCTGCAGCATGAGCCACCTGGAACCTCTTCATGACACCAGCTCTCA TGCGCAATCATGCTTTCACATCATGTCCGTGTGCTCTAACAAGACCGCGCTGCAGTCGCTTGGAGGGAAGGGATTTGACCCATCTGGATTGAATGAGCCGCACGATGACGAACCATGCTGCTGCAGCCCTGCATCGCCAGAGGTGTACGAACTCATGGCCCTCAACGAGCGCTCTGACCCAAGTTGA
- the LOC130913011 gene encoding homeodomain-interacting protein kinase 3-like isoform X1 yields MDSPGSDYNQFSPGARIHSKSSGYDVLSVLGRGAFGNVVKCRKTTDNKTVAVKTIKNHGSSAKRAIYEILALLKIKKMDADKCHLVQWNSIFSITGHVCIEFELLDKSLYDFVKERNFSPLQLKEIRPVVHQLADMLDHLKVFQIIHADLKLENVMLVNQVQQPFKIKVIDFGLAAQVSTTKQGSLIQTLSYRSPEVLLGAPFTEAIDIWSVGCIAAFLYTGALLYPGKSEYDMVRYIVETQGQPPDNVLEAGLQTRCFFQMERNYSWKLKTPEQYQKETTSVPKETRRFKFRSLDRLLHFQPGILNTRHIANKAAKTADVQKFVDLLKGMLQLDASQRMTPHQVLEHDFCSMSHLEPLHDTSSHAQSCFHIMSVCSNKTALQSLGGKGFDPSGLNEPHDDEPCCCSPASPEVYELMALNERSDPS; encoded by the exons ATGGACTCCCCAGGCTCTGATTACAATCAGTTTTCACCCGGAGCCCGAATTCACTCCAAGTCGTCCGGTTATGACGTGCTGTCGGTTCTGGGTCGTGGTGCGTTTGGGAACGTGGTTAAATGTCGGAAGACCACCGACAATAAAACGGTGGCTGTCAAGACCATCAAGAACCACGGGTCATCAGCTAAACGGGCCATATATGAG ATTCTTGctctgttaaaaataaaaaagatggaCGCTGACAAATGCCACTTGGTGCAATGGAACAGCATCTTCAGTATAACGGGACATGTTTGTATTGAGTTTGAGCTGCTGGACAAAAGTCTGTATGACTTTGTAAAAGAGCGAAATTTCAGCCCGCTTCAGTTGAAAGAGATCAGGCCAGTTGTCCATCAG CTGGCAGACATGCTGGACCACTTGAAGGTCTTTCAGATCATACACGCAGACCTCAAACTGGAGAATGTGATGCTGGTCAACCAGGTGCAACAGCCTTTTAAGATTAAGGTCATCGACTTTGGCCTGGCTGCTCAGGTGTCCACTACCAAGCAGGGATCACTCATTCAGACACTCTCTTATCG GTCTCCAGAAGTCTTGTTGGGTGCACCATTCACCGAAGCCATCGACATCTGGTCTGTGGGCTGCATCGCTGCTTTTTTATACACGGGCGCACTGCTATATCCTGGCAAAAGTGAATACGACATG GTCAGATACATTGTGGAGACACAAGGTCAACCTCCAGATAACGTTCTGGAAGCTGGTCTTCAAACCAGATGCTTCTTCCAGATGGAGCGCAATTACAGTTGGAAGCTAAAG ACGCCAGAACAGTACCAGAAAGAGACCACCTCGGTACCCAAAGAGACGAGACGCTTTAAATTCCGCTCTCTTGATCGCCTTCTTCAT TTCCAGCCGGGGATCTTGAACACAAGGCACATCGCCAACAAAGCTGCCAAGACCGCTGACGTGCAGAAGTTCGTAGACTTGCTAAAGGGAATGCTGCAGCTTGATGCAAGCCAGAGAATGACGCCCCACCAGGTGCTCGAGCATGACTTCTGCAGCATGAGCCACCTGGAACCTCTTCATGACACCAGCTCTCA TGCGCAATCATGCTTTCACATCATGTCCGTGTGCTCTAACAAGACCGCGCTGCAGTCGCTTGGAGGGAAGGGATTTGACCCATCTGGATTGAATGAGCCGCACGATGACGAACCATGCTGCTGCAGCCCTGCATCGCCAGAGGTGTACGAACTCATGGCCCTCAACGAGCGCTCTGACCCAAGTTGA